The proteins below come from a single Funiculus sociatus GB2-C1 genomic window:
- a CDS encoding TRAP transporter large permease, with protein MALDYEWLGPVMFGGALVLLSLGYPVAFSLGGVAIFFTLLGVGLGVFDPVFLTAMPQRIFGIMANYTLLAIPYFIFMGSMLEKSGIAEQLLETMGILFGRLRGGIALAVVLVGALLAATTGVVAATVVAMGLISLPVMLRYGYNKELATGVIVASGTLGQIIPPSVVLVVLGDQLGVSVGDLFIGSVIPGLMMAGAFALHVVIVAFLKPEVAPALPLSVRDIGRKALGLRVLKVMVPPLVLILLVLGSIFFGIATPTEAGAVGCLGAIALAAANRRLSVPALQGVCDATLRITSMVIFILFGSTAFSLVFRGLNGDRFMFDVLSNLPGGKTGFLVVSMLVVFALGFFIDFFEIAFIVIPLFVPVAQQLGIDLVWYGVVLGANLQTSFLTPPFGFALFYLRGVAPPEVTTTDIYRGAIPFILLQLLVLVLIITFPGIVSFLPSLKL; from the coding sequence ATGGCCCTGGATTATGAGTGGTTAGGCCCAGTGATGTTTGGTGGAGCCTTAGTTTTGCTATCGCTTGGCTACCCCGTGGCATTTTCTCTGGGGGGTGTGGCAATTTTCTTTACCTTGTTGGGAGTAGGGCTGGGCGTTTTTGACCCAGTTTTCTTGACGGCGATGCCGCAGCGGATTTTCGGCATCATGGCGAATTACACGTTGCTGGCGATTCCTTACTTCATCTTCATGGGGTCAATGCTGGAGAAATCGGGCATTGCAGAGCAATTACTCGAAACGATGGGGATTTTGTTCGGGCGGCTGCGCGGTGGAATCGCTTTGGCTGTGGTTCTGGTGGGGGCGCTATTAGCAGCGACTACTGGCGTGGTGGCGGCAACTGTGGTGGCGATGGGGCTGATTTCCCTGCCAGTGATGCTGCGCTACGGCTACAACAAAGAACTCGCTACTGGCGTGATTGTTGCTTCTGGTACTTTAGGGCAGATTATTCCCCCCAGCGTGGTGCTGGTGGTACTGGGAGATCAGTTGGGTGTGTCGGTGGGCGACTTGTTTATTGGTTCGGTGATTCCGGGTTTAATGATGGCGGGTGCCTTTGCCTTACACGTAGTGATTGTGGCGTTTCTCAAGCCAGAGGTAGCACCAGCATTACCGCTTTCGGTGCGGGATATCGGCCGTAAGGCGCTGGGGTTGCGGGTGCTGAAGGTGATGGTGCCACCGTTGGTGTTGATTTTGTTGGTATTGGGTAGCATCTTTTTTGGAATTGCCACGCCGACCGAAGCGGGTGCAGTTGGCTGCTTGGGAGCGATCGCGCTGGCTGCTGCAAACCGAAGACTAAGTGTGCCGGCATTGCAGGGGGTTTGCGATGCCACGCTGCGGATTACCAGCATGGTAATTTTCATCTTGTTTGGTTCGACGGCGTTTAGTTTGGTGTTCCGGGGATTAAATGGCGATCGCTTTATGTTCGACGTTCTCTCTAACCTCCCCGGTGGCAAAACTGGCTTTTTAGTCGTTAGTATGCTGGTGGTATTTGCACTCGGCTTCTTTATCGACTTTTTTGAAATCGCCTTTATCGTCATCCCTTTATTTGTCCCCGTGGCTCAGCAATTGGGAATTGACCTCGTTTGGTATGGCGTTGTTTTGGGAGCAAACCTACAAACATCTTTTCTCACACCTCCCTTTGGTTTTGCCCTGTTTTATCTGCGCGGTGTCGCACCTCCGGAAGTTACCACAACCGATATCTACCGGGGTGCTATACCATTTATCCTACTTCAGTTGCTAGTTCTGGTGTTGATTATTACTTTCCCAGGAATTGTTAGTTTCCTACCTTCTCTCAAGCTTTAA
- a CDS encoding TRAP transporter small permease subunit, which translates to MQQLLRISKIIDAVNERIGRLTYWLVLLMVMVGVWNVAGRYIGRLIGRNLTSNAFLETQWYIFDLVFLLGAAYALKHNEHVRVDIFYSRWNRKWKAFADLFGTLFFLIPFCLMVIYFSWDTILNSWKIWENSPDPGGLPRYPIKSMIIISFGLLILQGISEAIKNYAIFTGKLTPQEEHNGPGL; encoded by the coding sequence TTGCAGCAGCTGTTACGGATATCTAAAATCATCGACGCTGTGAATGAACGCATCGGGCGCTTAACCTACTGGCTGGTGCTGCTGATGGTAATGGTGGGAGTGTGGAACGTCGCTGGGCGCTACATTGGGCGATTGATTGGGCGAAACCTGACTTCTAATGCCTTTCTGGAAACCCAGTGGTATATATTTGACCTAGTTTTCTTATTAGGAGCAGCCTACGCCCTAAAACACAACGAACACGTCCGCGTAGATATTTTTTATAGTCGCTGGAATCGTAAGTGGAAAGCATTCGCTGACCTGTTCGGGACGTTATTCTTTCTAATTCCCTTTTGTCTAATGGTGATTTATTTCTCCTGGGATACGATTCTTAATTCTTGGAAGATTTGGGAAAATTCCCCAGACCCAGGCGGTTTACCGCGTTATCCGATTAAATCCATGATTATTATCAGCTTCGGGCTGCTGATTCTCCAAGGCATTTCCGAGGCAATTAAAAATTATGCAATTTTCACTGGCAAGCTAACGCCCCAGGAGGAACACAATGGCCCTGGATTATGA
- a CDS encoding M20 metallopeptidase family protein, whose product MVSTSLSPLPIDISRIRREIQELQPTIVELRRRLHQKPELGFREHLTSELISQKLQEWGIEHQTGIAQTGIVATIHGDKPGKVLAIRADMDALPIQEQNDVPYRSQHDGVMHACGHDGHTAIALSTAFYLSQHRQDFTGTVKIIFQPAEEGPGGAKPMIEAGVLQNPQVDAIIGLHLWNNLPLGTVGVRNGALMAATESFRCTIQGKGGHGAIPQQTVDSILVAAHIVTALQTIVARNVSPLESAVVTVGEIHAGTAVNVIADTAYLSGTVRYFNPALGELIPQRLEQVIAGVCQSHGATYKLDYQRHYPAVINDAKIAELVRSVAEGVIETPLGIVPECQTMGGEDMSFFLEAVPGCYFFLGSANPDKDLAYPHHHPRFNFDETALGMGVEIFVRFVEEFCALKS is encoded by the coding sequence ATGGTTTCCACTTCTTTAAGCCCGCTTCCTATTGATATATCTCGCATTCGTCGGGAAATTCAAGAATTACAGCCAACTATCGTAGAATTGCGGCGGCGACTGCATCAAAAACCTGAATTAGGCTTTCGAGAACATCTCACCTCTGAGTTAATTTCCCAAAAATTACAGGAATGGGGAATTGAGCATCAAACTGGCATTGCCCAAACTGGAATTGTTGCCACAATTCATGGGGATAAACCAGGTAAAGTGCTGGCGATTCGGGCAGATATGGACGCGCTGCCAATTCAGGAACAGAACGATGTGCCTTATCGGTCGCAGCATGATGGAGTGATGCACGCTTGCGGTCATGATGGACATACTGCGATCGCGCTTTCCACTGCCTTCTATCTCTCCCAGCATCGCCAAGACTTCACAGGCACCGTAAAGATTATCTTCCAACCCGCTGAGGAAGGGCCGGGAGGTGCCAAGCCAATGATTGAAGCTGGAGTCTTGCAAAATCCGCAGGTTGATGCTATCATCGGGCTTCATTTGTGGAACAACCTGCCCCTGGGTACAGTCGGCGTTCGCAACGGTGCCTTGATGGCAGCAACAGAAAGCTTTCGCTGCACAATTCAGGGTAAAGGCGGACACGGAGCCATTCCACAACAAACAGTAGATTCAATTTTAGTCGCCGCTCATATTGTTACTGCCTTGCAAACGATTGTGGCGCGTAATGTTTCGCCGCTAGAGTCAGCAGTCGTTACCGTTGGCGAAATTCATGCAGGCACAGCAGTCAACGTAATTGCTGATACCGCCTATCTCAGCGGGACTGTAAGATATTTTAATCCTGCATTAGGAGAACTAATTCCCCAGCGACTTGAGCAGGTTATCGCTGGGGTTTGCCAAAGTCACGGAGCTACATATAAATTAGACTACCAGCGACATTACCCAGCAGTGATTAATGATGCAAAAATAGCGGAATTAGTCCGTTCTGTGGCAGAAGGCGTAATAGAAACTCCTCTAGGAATTGTGCCAGAATGCCAAACAATGGGCGGTGAAGATATGTCTTTTTTCCTTGAAGCTGTACCTGGTTGCTATTTCTTTTTGGGTTCAGCGAATCCAGACAAAGATTTAGCATATCCGCACCATCATCCACGATTTAACTTTGACGAAACAGCCTTGGGGATGGGTGTAGAAATATTTGTTCGTTTCGTCGAGGAATTCTGCGCTTTGAAAAGTTAA
- the bioD gene encoding dethiobiotin synthase — MNTLLITGSDTDAGKTVLTTALAAYWQTYYSAKSLGIMKPIQSGTGDRELYNQLFSLNQSLDEINPLYFQAPLAPPIAADREGKNIDLGKAWQAFQNLQRSRDFLLVEALGGLGSPVTYELTVADLARDWGLPTVLVVPVRLGAIAQAVANVALARQSGVKLKGIVLNCTQPRSDQEIADLTPIDLIQSLTNTPVFGIIPHLADATDLAKLTQVASQLDIERILDFKF, encoded by the coding sequence TTGAACACATTACTAATTACTGGAAGCGATACGGACGCTGGGAAAACAGTTTTGACAACGGCTTTGGCAGCTTATTGGCAGACGTATTATTCTGCTAAAAGTTTAGGGATAATGAAGCCGATTCAGTCGGGAACTGGAGATAGGGAACTTTACAATCAGCTATTTTCCCTGAATCAATCTCTGGATGAAATTAACCCTTTGTATTTCCAAGCACCTCTAGCACCTCCCATAGCAGCCGATCGAGAAGGAAAGAATATTGATTTGGGCAAAGCTTGGCAAGCGTTTCAAAATCTACAGCGATCGCGTGATTTTTTGCTGGTGGAAGCGCTGGGGGGATTGGGTTCGCCTGTGACCTATGAACTCACTGTGGCAGATTTGGCGCGGGATTGGGGTTTACCAACGGTTTTGGTAGTACCTGTGAGATTGGGCGCGATCGCGCAAGCTGTCGCTAATGTCGCCCTTGCTCGTCAGTCTGGTGTCAAACTTAAAGGCATTGTCCTCAATTGCACTCAACCTCGTTCAGACCAAGAAATTGCCGATTTGACACCAATAGACTTGATTCAGTCTTTAACCAATACACCAGTTTTTGGCATCATCCCCCATCTAGCTGACGCGACCGATCTAGCCAAACTGACACAAGTTGCGTCACAGTTAGATATAGAGAGAATTTTAGATTTTAAATTTTAG
- a CDS encoding serine/threonine-protein kinase codes for MQPPIPIGTILQNRYRLIGVLGQGGFGRTYLAEDQGRFNESCALKELIPPSDSTNLLDKARELFQREATTLYQIQHPQIPQFRATFEQDQRLFLVQDYVEGKTYRTLLDEHRTQGSAFSEAEVLQFLRNLLPVLAHIHKFGIIHRDIAPDNIILRESDRLPVLIDFGVVKELATRFHSPNVSMPVATTVGKLGYAPSEQMQSGRAYPSSDLYALAVTCIVLLTGKEPRELFDDVQLVWNWRKWVNASDGLAQVLDRMLSYRPGDRYQGAGEVMQSLQALTNPTFAPPPPQPYYISPPPVNPPQPTHPVPVTPPPPAPTPQPPKPTTSQINTVAVGRRPDPVNPTPNTPNRQDPNPNVGRPNRPDPVIPEVSDRPTFLQDPWAVGFLTLCLALLAGFGSWALVSAFNRQQPQPTPTPVFTDTPAPTLSPTPTPTPTPSPTPTPNQEPVTYSQRLEIATGQTITKQGNLKGNETLNYTISGEQGQQLDTFLSGEGVLMTVLGPDQTPLNERAKRVLGWRGTLPYTGNYTIALSPIKGLQASEYNLQISLSNPTPTPTPTPTPTPTPTPTPNGGEFDVEPISFPPGEQAVQVSARTSPQRIKRYLVNVRRGQRLKVDIQPGGATLDLRFPSGRLVPDASGVLAWEFEAPRSGEYQIDVIASQDTAFTLDIAVR; via the coding sequence ATGCAACCACCAATTCCCATTGGAACAATTCTGCAAAACCGCTACCGCTTGATCGGCGTTCTCGGTCAGGGGGGGTTTGGTCGGACTTATCTAGCAGAAGACCAAGGGCGCTTTAATGAAAGCTGCGCCCTCAAGGAGTTGATTCCGCCCTCTGATTCGACTAACCTGCTGGATAAGGCAAGGGAACTGTTTCAACGGGAGGCAACAACTCTCTATCAAATTCAGCACCCCCAGATTCCCCAGTTCCGAGCTACTTTTGAGCAAGACCAGCGCTTGTTCTTGGTGCAGGACTATGTAGAGGGGAAGACTTATCGCACACTTTTGGATGAGCATCGCACTCAGGGTAGCGCCTTCTCGGAGGCGGAAGTATTGCAATTTTTGCGGAATTTGTTGCCTGTCTTGGCGCACATTCACAAATTCGGCATTATTCACCGGGATATTGCGCCGGACAATATTATTTTGCGAGAAAGCGATCGCCTGCCCGTTCTCATCGATTTTGGCGTTGTGAAGGAACTGGCAACCCGGTTTCACTCCCCTAATGTTTCAATGCCTGTAGCGACAACGGTGGGTAAGTTGGGTTATGCCCCCAGCGAACAAATGCAGTCAGGGCGTGCTTATCCCTCAAGTGACCTCTACGCTTTAGCGGTGACTTGTATAGTGCTGCTAACTGGCAAAGAACCACGAGAATTATTTGATGATGTCCAGCTGGTTTGGAATTGGCGCAAGTGGGTCAATGCCAGCGATGGGTTGGCACAAGTGCTGGATCGGATGTTGAGTTATCGACCAGGCGATCGCTACCAAGGTGCCGGAGAAGTCATGCAATCACTGCAAGCTTTGACTAATCCTACCTTTGCGCCACCTCCACCCCAGCCTTATTACATCTCCCCACCCCCCGTCAATCCTCCCCAACCTACCCACCCAGTCCCGGTAACTCCCCCACCACCAGCCCCAACTCCACAGCCTCCAAAGCCGACTACCTCGCAGATAAACACAGTAGCTGTCGGACGGCGGCCAGATCCGGTCAATCCCACCCCCAACACGCCAAATCGACAAGATCCCAATCCCAACGTCGGTCGTCCAAATCGACCCGATCCAGTAATTCCGGAAGTAAGCGATCGCCCAACTTTTTTACAAGACCCGTGGGCGGTTGGTTTCCTTACACTTTGTCTGGCTTTACTAGCTGGTTTCGGATCTTGGGCGCTAGTTAGTGCTTTCAATCGGCAACAGCCGCAACCAACACCAACCCCCGTATTCACTGATACCCCAGCACCGACACTTAGCCCGACACCCACGCCTACGCCAACACCCAGTCCCACCCCCACGCCCAATCAGGAACCTGTTACTTATAGTCAGCGCTTAGAAATAGCGACCGGCCAAACCATTACTAAACAAGGAAATCTCAAAGGGAACGAAACGCTTAATTACACCATTTCTGGCGAACAAGGACAACAGCTAGATACCTTCCTGAGTGGCGAAGGCGTTTTAATGACGGTGTTGGGGCCAGACCAAACGCCTCTCAATGAGCGTGCCAAGCGGGTTCTGGGCTGGAGAGGAACCCTCCCCTATACAGGTAACTACACTATTGCCCTGAGTCCCATTAAAGGGCTACAAGCGAGCGAATACAACTTGCAGATTAGCCTGAGCAACCCAACACCAACACCAACACCAACACCGACACCGACACCAACACCGACACCAACACCGAATGGTGGCGAATTTGACGTTGAGCCGATTAGCTTCCCACCAGGCGAGCAAGCAGTGCAGGTTTCGGCTAGAACCAGCCCGCAAAGGATTAAGCGTTATTTGGTGAATGTTCGGCGTGGGCAGAGACTAAAGGTGGATATCCAACCTGGAGGGGCAACTTTGGATCTTCGCTTTCCTAGCGGTCGCCTGGTGCCAGACGCTTCTGGCGTTTTGGCTTGGGAATTTGAGGCACCTCGTAGCGGTGAGTATCAAATTGATGTGATAGCGTCCCAAGATACTGCCTTTACTCTGGATATTGCTGTGCGGTAG
- a CDS encoding ribose-phosphate pyrophosphokinase encodes MLRSPTLTLQPTLPPIADNNRLRLFSGSANVPLSQEVARYLGMDLGPMVRKRFADGELYIQIQESIRGCDVYLIQPTCQPVNDHLMELLIMVDACRRASARQITAVIPYYGYARADRKTAGRESITAKLVANLITEAGASRILAMDLHSAQIQGYFDIPFDHVYGSPVLIDYLANKQLSDLVVVSPDVGGVARARAFAKKLNDAPLAIIDKRRQAHNVAEVMNLIGDVEGKTAVLVDDMIDTGGTISEGARLLRQEGARQVYACATHAVFSPPAIERLSSGVFEEVIVTNTIPVSERDRFEQLTVLSVANVIGETIWRVHEDSSVSSMFR; translated from the coding sequence GTGCTCCGTTCTCCAACTTTAACGCTTCAGCCTACACTGCCACCGATTGCGGACAACAACCGTCTGCGACTGTTTTCCGGCTCTGCTAATGTGCCACTATCTCAGGAAGTTGCTCGCTATCTTGGCATGGACTTGGGACCAATGGTTCGCAAGCGGTTTGCTGATGGAGAGCTTTACATTCAAATTCAGGAATCGATTCGGGGATGTGATGTTTACCTAATTCAGCCAACTTGCCAACCAGTGAACGATCACTTGATGGAGTTGTTGATTATGGTTGATGCTTGTCGTAGAGCATCAGCGCGGCAAATAACCGCAGTAATTCCTTACTATGGCTATGCTAGGGCAGACCGCAAAACAGCGGGGCGCGAGTCAATTACCGCCAAGCTGGTTGCGAACCTGATTACTGAAGCTGGAGCCAGCCGCATTCTGGCAATGGATTTACATTCAGCCCAAATTCAGGGCTATTTTGATATTCCATTTGACCATGTTTACGGCTCACCTGTACTGATAGATTATCTGGCAAATAAGCAACTATCCGATCTGGTTGTAGTTTCACCGGATGTAGGTGGTGTGGCTAGAGCTAGAGCATTTGCCAAAAAGCTAAACGATGCGCCGCTGGCAATTATTGATAAGCGTCGGCAGGCACACAACGTGGCGGAAGTGATGAATCTGATCGGTGATGTCGAGGGTAAAACAGCCGTCTTGGTAGACGACATGATCGATACTGGCGGCACCATCTCTGAAGGCGCTAGGTTATTACGACAAGAGGGAGCGCGTCAGGTATATGCTTGTGCTACCCATGCAGTTTTTTCGCCTCCAGCAATTGAGCGCCTTTCGAGTGGTGTATTTGAGGAAGTGATTGTCACAAATACCATCCCGGTTTCTGAGCGCGATCGCTTTGAACAGTTGACGGTACTTTCAGTAGCCAATGTGATAGGTGAAACTATCTGGCGGGTTCACGAAGATAGTTCTGTCAGCAGTATGTTCCGCTAA
- a CDS encoding NUDIX hydrolase, protein MHQEGQIRLLVLGLIRDGGKPHGGYAKGDRIFISEGYDPVKQETFYRALGGGVDFGETSEIALKREFQEEIQAELTNIRYLGCLENIFVFNGKPGHEIIQLYQCDFVDPKFYQMEEISFAEGDRKKTALWVDINRFKSGELRLVPEQFFDYL, encoded by the coding sequence ATGCACCAAGAAGGTCAGATTCGGCTGCTGGTACTGGGTTTAATTCGAGATGGCGGGAAGCCGCATGGGGGATACGCCAAAGGCGATCGCATCTTTATATCCGAAGGCTATGACCCAGTTAAGCAGGAAACCTTTTATCGCGCTTTAGGCGGCGGCGTTGACTTTGGAGAAACCAGTGAGATAGCCTTAAAACGCGAATTTCAAGAAGAAATCCAGGCAGAATTAACTAACATTCGTTATCTGGGCTGTCTGGAAAATATCTTTGTGTTCAACGGCAAGCCTGGTCACGAAATTATTCAATTGTATCAATGCGATTTTGTCGATCCCAAGTTTTATCAGATGGAAGAAATTTCTTTTGCTGAAGGCGATAGGAAAAAAACAGCACTTTGGGTAGATATTAACCGCTTTAAATCGGGAGAATTGCGGTTAGTGCCAGAGCAGTTTTTTGATTACTTGTAA
- a CDS encoding DUF3531 family protein, with protein MHVIFREYNPFDLWIWLEFSITPSQMEKQYVEEVFNSWFFLGKLGGFNAENIQVQDTGLDISYMDYDTDAAENSMVSLMHNMGEFEYEGNWARCWFDLGTSDAIALDIVINALKQLSTEYVTLERLYIGGENEDWPVKGSESRSAFIYDEN; from the coding sequence ATGCACGTAATTTTTCGCGAGTATAATCCTTTTGACCTGTGGATTTGGCTGGAGTTCAGCATAACTCCTTCTCAAATGGAAAAGCAGTACGTCGAAGAAGTGTTTAACTCCTGGTTTTTCTTGGGAAAACTGGGAGGTTTTAATGCTGAAAATATCCAAGTTCAGGATACTGGTTTGGATATCAGCTATATGGATTATGACACTGACGCGGCTGAAAATAGTATGGTTTCGCTCATGCACAATATGGGCGAATTTGAGTATGAGGGAAATTGGGCGAGATGTTGGTTTGATCTGGGCACGAGTGATGCGATCGCGCTTGATATCGTGATTAACGCACTCAAACAGTTAAGCACCGAATACGTAACTCTGGAACGCCTGTACATTGGCGGCGAAAACGAAGATTGGCCTGTTAAAGGTAGCGAGAGTCGGTCTGCTTTTATCTACGACGAGAATTAG
- a CDS encoding Sll0314/Alr1548 family TPR repeat-containing protein codes for MARFSVQLRIVGAIATASLTALSLFPTPTLAGDPFRSSNSGQIGNQTEAAFKAIFETGNYPQAKLYLQQAESSEPNEPLVYAMRASLAYTEQDWKSVNTYAEKTLKTAEQLTTTNPLRGNLYTAVGHFLQGAYNLSLVNNDPIKGGSQALNKLQEVFTYLDKAEKVGSDDAELNLLKGYMDLMMAVNLPFSNPKQAIERLEKAGPSYLAYRGIAVGHRDLKDYDKALEYVNRALAVTPNNPEVHYLKAQILVAKGKKQKDQSLFNEAKKDFNAALAKPDQLPKTLVAQMFYEQCKNQKSVDSKERDCDGMRDKIRDASGSWGPAKMPQLE; via the coding sequence ATGGCTCGGTTTTCTGTACAATTGCGGATTGTTGGCGCGATCGCTACTGCTTCCTTGACTGCACTCAGTTTATTTCCTACCCCTACTCTAGCTGGCGATCCCTTCCGTTCCAGCAACTCAGGGCAGATTGGAAACCAGACTGAAGCTGCTTTCAAAGCTATCTTTGAGACGGGGAACTATCCACAAGCAAAGCTTTACCTACAACAAGCGGAATCTAGTGAACCTAATGAACCGCTCGTCTACGCAATGCGGGCATCTTTAGCTTACACTGAGCAGGACTGGAAGAGCGTTAACACTTACGCTGAGAAAACTCTGAAAACAGCTGAACAGCTAACTACCACAAATCCTTTGCGTGGCAATTTATACACAGCAGTTGGGCATTTTTTACAGGGTGCATATAACCTTAGTCTTGTCAATAACGATCCCATCAAAGGCGGTTCTCAAGCTTTGAATAAGTTGCAGGAGGTATTCACATATCTGGATAAGGCGGAGAAGGTAGGTTCTGACGACGCAGAACTCAACTTACTCAAGGGGTATATGGATTTGATGATGGCTGTCAATTTACCATTTTCTAATCCCAAGCAAGCAATTGAACGCTTAGAAAAAGCAGGCCCCTCTTATTTGGCTTATCGTGGGATTGCAGTTGGACACCGGGATTTAAAAGACTACGACAAGGCGCTGGAATATGTAAATCGCGCTCTAGCAGTAACGCCCAACAATCCAGAGGTACACTATTTAAAAGCTCAAATCTTAGTGGCCAAAGGCAAGAAACAAAAAGACCAATCTCTTTTCAATGAAGCTAAGAAGGATTTCAACGCCGCTTTAGCAAAACCTGATCAACTTCCCAAAACCCTTGTAGCACAAATGTTCTATGAGCAGTGCAAAAACCAAAAAAGCGTTGATAGTAAAGAACGGGATTGCGATGGGATGCGAGATAAAATTAGGGATGCAAGTGGTAGTTGGGGCCCTGCAAAAATGCCACAGCTAGAATAG
- a CDS encoding ABC transporter ATP-binding protein: protein MLYLKNLTYHPPATPTAILNSINLELAPNGLGLVIGPSGSGKSTFLEILAGLAEKTDGGVFWRDQELTPEHLQQLAGLVFQFPERHFCGGTILEELRLGHPELGAEKVKAALCEVSLDHLSLSTSPHSLSGGQQRRLALAVQLIRQPHLLLLDEPTAGLDWSMRLQLVKLLGKLKTHWTLLVVTHDASDLLAIADQCWTIDRGELQSVDPTTLGSKIEAVISH from the coding sequence ATGCTCTATCTCAAAAACCTGACTTATCACCCCCCCGCTACCCCAACTGCTATCCTGAATTCCATTAATTTAGAACTAGCGCCAAATGGTCTTGGTCTTGTGATTGGGCCAAGTGGATCTGGCAAAAGCACATTTTTGGAAATTTTGGCAGGTCTGGCAGAAAAAACCGATGGCGGTGTTTTCTGGCGAGACCAGGAACTCACTCCCGAACACCTGCAACAGCTGGCAGGATTGGTATTTCAGTTTCCGGAGCGGCATTTCTGCGGTGGTACGATTTTAGAGGAACTGCGGCTGGGTCATCCAGAGTTGGGGGCTGAAAAAGTCAAGGCAGCTCTTTGTGAAGTAAGTTTAGATCATCTGTCGCTTTCTACGTCACCGCATTCTCTGAGTGGGGGTCAGCAGCGCCGCCTTGCTCTAGCAGTACAGCTGATTCGCCAACCACATTTACTTTTGTTGGATGAACCAACAGCGGGGCTAGATTGGTCAATGCGGCTTCAGTTAGTGAAGTTATTAGGTAAACTAAAAACTCATTGGACGTTGTTGGTGGTCACTCACGATGCAAGTGACTTGTTAGCGATCGCTGACCAATGCTGGACAATCGATCGTGGAGAATTACAATCGGTAGACCCTACAACGCTAGGATCTAAAATCGAAGCAGTCATTAGTCATTAG
- the rsmG gene encoding 16S rRNA (guanine(527)-N(7))-methyltransferase RsmG has protein sequence MSDIEMPMLPEMADVWQQTLGWQPDSEQQKLFQHLYELILAGNRQLNLTRITSPEEFWEKHLWDSLRGIFSQKSKKIAGSSGKAIDIGTGAGFPGIPIAIAFPNYTVSLLDATRKKIAFLENATSELGLTNVNTITGRAEEIGQYPSDRNAYNLALIRAVAEPSVCAEYALPLLKRGGLAILYRGQWTTEENDALQPALENLGGILESIEEFTTPCSGSIRHCLYLRKVAPTPREFPRPVGVPAQKPL, from the coding sequence ATGAGCGATATTGAAATGCCAATGCTGCCTGAGATGGCTGATGTATGGCAGCAAACACTGGGTTGGCAACCTGATAGTGAACAGCAAAAGCTATTTCAGCACTTGTATGAGTTGATTTTGGCAGGGAACCGCCAGCTGAACTTAACTAGGATTACCTCACCGGAGGAGTTCTGGGAAAAACACCTGTGGGATTCTCTGCGGGGAATTTTTAGCCAGAAATCTAAAAAAATAGCTGGTTCATCTGGCAAAGCGATCGATATTGGAACCGGGGCAGGATTTCCGGGAATTCCAATAGCGATCGCTTTTCCTAATTACACTGTCAGCTTACTCGATGCCACCCGCAAAAAAATCGCCTTTCTGGAAAATGCGACCTCAGAGCTGGGTCTGACAAATGTCAATACAATTACTGGTAGAGCTGAAGAAATCGGTCAATATCCGTCTGACCGAAATGCTTACAACCTCGCTCTAATCAGGGCAGTAGCTGAGCCTTCTGTCTGTGCCGAGTATGCGCTACCATTGCTGAAACGCGGCGGGTTAGCCATCCTCTATCGCGGACAGTGGACAACTGAGGAAAACGATGCCCTACAACCAGCCTTAGAAAACTTAGGCGGCATTCTTGAATCCATCGAGGAATTTACTACTCCTTGTAGTGGCAGCATTCGCCACTGTCTCTACCTCCGGAAAGTGGCACCTACACCGAGAGAATTTCCCCGTCCTGTGGGTGTGCCTGCCCAAAAGCCACTGTAA